Proteins co-encoded in one Arachis hypogaea cultivar Tifrunner chromosome 11, arahy.Tifrunner.gnm2.J5K5, whole genome shotgun sequence genomic window:
- the LOC140176195 gene encoding uncharacterized protein, whose translation MEHGHGGISDMFPCLYAFAATGTAAILRVSESSATWAKKFLDLGPQGIMFLIPPIGIRDSAHSIVRVSGYNIDEGYLGSYQEEMVIMCQVESVEGVKNDPGNENVRRLMREAEAKILKRRSSGGFGMETYLSGFAMLHDRPEDLNSQIMWIPHGV comes from the exons ATGGAGCACGGCCACGGCGGAATCTCCGACATGTTTCCATGTCTCTATGCTTTCGCAGCCACCGGCACTGCCGCAATCCTCCGCGTTTCTGAGAGCTCTGCCACTTGGGCTAAGAAATTCCTTGACTTAGGCCCACAGGGGATCATGTTTCTA ATCCCTCCCATTGGGATCCGTGACTCGGCTCACTCCATCGTTCGGGTTTCCGGTTACAATATAGATGAAGGTTACCTTGGTAGTTACCAAGAAGAGATGGTGATTATGTGCCAGGTTGAGTCCGTTGAGGGAGTGAAGAAC GACCCAGGAAATGAGAACGTGAGGCGGTTGATGAGGGAAGCTGAGGCGAAGATTCTAAAAAGGCGCAGTAGTGGTGGATTCGGCATGGAGACTTATCTGTCTGGATTTGCTATGCTGCATGATAGGCCCGAGGATCTCAATTCTCAAATCATGTGGATACCACATGGTGTTTGA